The nucleotide sequence GGGCATGGTGCAagcagtagagtcttaccgtctgtgaccggaaggtaccgggttcgagtcacggtctcctcgtATTGCGCATGCAAGGATAAAACTTACCACTAAcgtccttccccagaccccgcacagagcgggagctctctacactaGGTATGCACTTACTATATCGTCAAGACCCAATCTTCAGATAGATGAAACGAAATGCTAAGCTGCCTTTTTTCTAGTATTTCTGGCCACCGACATCGCAATCACAAAGAGTATTAACATAGAGCTCGCATCGCACTAAGCCAACACATTGTTTAATTGGGGGCCGTGACCGGTTAAGGACAAGCAGGGTAGGTGAAGACGAGAGCACCACAGAAAGAAAATGATAATTGCtctgtttgtttggctgataagtcatagctgaaagtactgttagctgatttattatgagaaaaaaatattattcgatggctgaaaaagtacgaatGTAAGAACAACCGGAAAAAAAAACGTCGGCATGTGCCGCTGCGGCGCTACCTGACGAATCTCCCTTTTTTTCAAAGGAGGGGAGACCTTTTTCTACAATGCAGGACGGGGACATGGTACCTGACACGTACGTACACGTAGTGTAACGTCGAGTTTTGGATGATCTTGATTGGAATGAGTAGCAGGATCGATGACCAGCTACGCTAGGGCATGCAAAAATTCAGCTTATTTTGCAGACGTGGAGAGAGGCGGGATGGCATCAGCAGGTGCGTCTCTCTTGCCCTGGCCTGGCTacccctttcttcttcttctttccagtTTGAGCAGAGTTCGTTAAGTTTTGGGGATATTAAAATGAAGAGGATGACGCACCTTGCTTCCCTTTGTTTTGTCTAAGTCTAACTACTGGCATGTATGCATTTTTAGTGGCAAAACAGGTAGAGGActgaaaatgtttttttttttttttttgccaagcgGGAACTGCAAGAgttaaagaaagagagaaaggaaaggaAGGAAGGAAACTGAAGCACCTCGATCGATGGCACAGAATTGAATTCACCAATGTTATGTATTGATCCGAGTCAACCTTGGACGGTGGGACATGTGAAAGGCAGCAAATGCTGAGGAAAATGCAGTTACCTGTGGCTGTGGGTCAGCAAGTGACCTGACCGCGTTGGAGAGGTAAAAAGAAGGGTTGTTTATCTTGGAGCAAGGCCTGGTTTAGTTACTCCCTAAAAGTTTACTACTTATCTCATCGAGTGTttgacacatgtatagagtattaaatatagactaaaaaataactaattatacagtttacgactaatttacgagacaaatcttttaagcctaattaattcatgatttgacaatgtggtactACCGTAACCCGTGTTAATGCCGGATTAATtaagtttaataaattcgtctcgcggattattgagggattctgtaatttattttttcattagtatccaaacactttcagcctgttcggttggctggttcgtgaagGAGTacggctggctggtttgtgtgagagaaaaatactgttccgactagaaatttacgatcgtttacgacaagccacagccaaacgaacagactgtTTATGCGACACCCCATATAACACTCTAACGTCACACCTAAAACTTTAGGCCCTGTagactttttcttttcttttgcgaATGaattgagcccttgtttagttcgtgaaatttggaatttggggctactgtagcaccttcgtttttatttggcaaatagtgtccaaacattgactaattaggcttaaaacgttcgtctcgtgattttccaccaaactgtgcaattagtttttcttttcgtctacatttaatattccatgcacagaccgcaaacattcgatgtgataggtactataGTAACTTTTTGaactttggggtccaactaaacaagccctGAATGAATACTTACAAACGAAAGTTACCACATCTCCACGACCTCGAAGGCATTAAACTAGTAGCGGTAGCAGACTGTGCAGAGGACGAATGATTCTTATCCCGCGGCCGCATCGGGGAAAGAGACGGGGCAGATGAAGGAACGCATGTGAGAGACGACACGACGGGAGGGGAGAAGCAAAAGGCCGGGCGGCCGGACCAGAAACAGAAAGGCATCCACTGTACTATCTCCTTTCCttgctgctctgctctgctctgctccggtGCTCATTCTGCTTTGTTCTGATCAGTGGCGGAGATGGGATCTGGAAAAGGAATGAAGTGCATCCATCCAGCagcgcaggcgcaggcgcagcgCTGTTGGGATTGGGATGGTGGGCACCGAAAGCAACCGCAAGGAACAAGGAAAAAGAGCGTTTGGTTTGAGGCAGTAGGCGGCGGCAGCAGTAGGCAACAACACACACACAGAGCAGGACACGATCAGAGAGATTGAAGAAAGATGGATGCACCGCACCGATTATCCAAGAGGAGAACATGGGATTGAGTAGTTAGTACTAGTAAAACTGTGAGCAAGGCTCACACACAAGACACACAGCCCCGCCGGCCAGTCTCCCTCTCCCACCCAGACGGGGAGCCGGTGAGGCCATGGGCGGCAGATGTGGAGGAGGAATGCGGCGGAGGCCCGAGGGGAGAGGAGGTGCAGGTCGTACTAACCTCGTCAGAGACTGCAGGGAGCGGAGGAGCAGCAAGCAAGCACTTGGTCGTCTTCCTCTTTCCCCCCTCCGTCGTCGTCTTCCCTTCCTCACGCGCCCGCCCCGGCCCTGCACTGCCCTCTTTTTTCTCTGTGCTGCCTTGGGGCCTTTCCCTAGCTAGCTTGTTGtcttcttccttgtcttgttggaGGAGAGGAGCGTCGTGGATCCGAGTCCTAGCTACCTGGTAGCCTAGTACTACGGTGTAATAGGCCTTTGAATTCTCTTGAAATGGGCAATAACGAGGGAGGAGAGGGCTCGGAGGTGAGAAGCGACCAGACCCGTGCACTGCTGCACACTGCAAACAACGCAAATGCTGCCGCATTCTGTAGTTCCTTCTCTAGTTGCCACCGAGAGAGCACGTTGATATACCCAGCTTAGCTAACAATTAGCTGATCAATTTAGCTATGGTCCGTTTCAATCCACCCAGCTCGTTTGTATCGGCGCAGTTACGTACGTCCGTCTTCCAAAGTCAGCAGCACCTCCCATCCATCCAATCAAACCTTCGGCTTCGTTCCTCGCACATCGCCAACGCATGCACACGGACGACAGACAGCACGCTCGCGcaggaatggaatggaattgaATCGAAACCGAACCTGCCGATGCATGCCAATTTGCCACCGCACCGGCACCGCTCTCTCATCACCCTTTCCTGCTTCCACCGCCACCGTCCGGTCACCCACCCGCCTCATTTTCTGCACCGCGGCCAGGTACCTGCTGCTACTCTTATCTTGTGCCAACCGGGCCAGCTAGCGCTACCAGTAAGTACCAGCTGCAGCATCGCCATCCAGTGATCCAGTCCCAATGTCTCCCAAATCCAGACCAACATGTTCTCACACAGGTGACACAACACAGCCCCTACAGCAACACCCAGTATATGTATACGTATAAACCATGCTGCTACCCCTGCTAGCAGTGTGCAACCCACACAAACCGTATGTAAATAACATACTCCTACTACGAAAAATAGGAATGCCTCTTGTAAGCAGCGCAGCATATATACAAACAAAACTCCCCTGCTCTGCtgacacacttggcattcctccaCATGCATGCCCACTTCACTTCAGTCCAGTTCCCTACTTCCCTAGCACTAACAGGCCATCACCGTGCATGTGCAGGCGGCCGGCATGTGACCCTCCCAGTGCCAGCTACATGCCATGCCAACACATTCACCAGATCCGATCCGAGGCACAACCACACGTGACATTTTTTCAGATCAAAGGTTCAGCAACACCCATGCAGATTTTTCACATAATAATATGTACCAGTATCCCAACCACAACCAGGCCGCGccaaacaatatatatatatatataaacacgcTACTGACTAATGATCATTCCATCCCTGCACCAAATAATCATCATCAGTCTATGAAACCACAAGAAAATATACAGTGACTGCGCTCTATGTTAGGATTAGGGTTCATGCTCTCTGTCTCGTGCCATATGCTATCGCTATTCACTACTCTGCTGCTGCCGCCACGGCCCCCCAAAATGCCTGATGATGCACACTACCCTCACCAGAGCCAGACATCTCCTGCTTTCAAGGATGCTGCTGCTAAAGGGGTCCAGTGGGTGATGATATCGCTGCTCTACACATACACCGCTACTCTAGGCTCTACTACTCCTCGTCGTCAGATAGGCACACCACCTCTCTGCTGGCGCCGGAGCTTCCCTGGGGGGATGTGCCAGGGGGTCCACCAGTCAGGTCAGCACCTCCCTGTCCCTGGGGGTATGTGCCTGGGTGTCCACGAATGAGGCCAACCCTGAGCGATGCCTCCCACTCGAGCAATGAAGTGGATACCTGATAAGACTGGCTGCCTATGCGAACTGCGGGGTTCCGAACTCCAGCCGCTGCATTCAGTGGACCTGCCATGTTGTCGGGAGCTGGATTTGGAAACCTTGCTTGCTGTCGAGCCGCCATGGGAGCCGGATGTGAGCTTGGTGCGGTTGGCTGAACTGAGCTTGGTGCCATGACTTGGGGCAACCATTGTAGGAGGCGACGCAGCACCTCCTGACTCTGATCCCGGGCAGCCTGAGCAGTGCCTCCTATGTGAGCTAGAGCTTGCTGAATTCTTGATTCAGTGTTCAGTGGACCACCTCCCATGTGGTGAAAAGCTGGATTCAGACCTGGTGCTTGTTGGCTTGCCATGGCAGCTGGGATTCTGCTATTTGACTGCGCAAAGTTTGCCATCGCCTCTGGACCCGAACCTGGTAGCAGCGAGGATGCTGGGAAAGCTGGATGTGAGTTTGACGCAGATGGCATTGCCTGGTGGACTGAACTTGGTGCCATGGATGTCAATGGGATACCTGCCAGTGCATTGCCAGATGCAGAGCTTTCAAACATACCAGGGGAAGACTGTCTCGATGGTACAAACCCTGGATTGGTGATACTGGGCTGCTGTTCATCTCTGCGAACCATTGTAGACGGTGCCGGCATCCTGAGTTGCTGGAGATGAGGAGCAGGTCCACGTGATTGTGCTCCAACAGCTCCATAGATTCCATTTCGTGGAGGCATTGAACCAACAGGTGATGGTGCTGCCCTGGAAAGGTTTCCAGGTAAAACTGGTTGCAGTTGGATAACCCCAGAAGCCGGTGGCCGAGCCACCTGTGAAGGTTGGAGGTAAGGTCCTGTTGTATGAGATGAGATCAAAACTGGTGGTCGAGTGGCTAATGATGAGGCAACTGGTAATAATGTCGTTTGAGCTGCTGTTGTCCCACACGGAGCATGCTGAGAAGACTGGGGTGCCTGCCAAATTGTGGGACTTCCAGATCTCTCTGTAAAATAGAAGGAAGAAGCAAACCATGTATCACATGTTCCAAGGAATGAAAAAAATAAATTCAGCAACAATGTCAGATCTAAATACACAGATCAATGTAAAAATAATGTAATTCAACGAGCCAATCCAGGCAAAGCATATAGCATTACAGCACAAGAATCAAAACAGGGGGAGGGAAAACTCCACACACACATGCTATCATTCCACCATACAGAACACCCAGGTATGCAGGtcaaggggtcaggtgagatcAAAATGATTAGTCTTAACCAAACAGTGTTCAATCtgacaagaaaaataaaaaaaaaccaaTGCAGGCTATGGAAGATCTGCATTAGGTATAAACCTCACAAGAGCAAAGAATACTAATACATAAACACAAGCACAAAGTTATGCTCGTACCTTGAACTGGAGATTCTTTCATTTTCTGAAAATTTTTAGCTAGTGATTGATGCACAAAAACTTTCGTGCAGATACGATTAAGATCTGTGGTCAACCGATGATACGCAGAATCTTCCTCTTGAAGTAACAACTCATATTTCTCCTTTACCTTCTCTATTTCTTGGTTGCACTCTGTTTGAAGTTGTGATTTCTGTCCGCAAGAAATTGTGCAGAGAAGGAAGAAATGAAAAGTCTCACGGTTAGAAAATGCAATCTAATGTAAGGATAAACCATGTACATAGAAGTAAATATGCAAACCTTCTGTTCATGGTTTTTACTGAGCACGGCGTTCCAGTATTTCAGTTTTTCAAGCTCATTTATTAGTGGTTCGGAACTACATAATAGACTTGCAGGTGCCACTGTAGATAGTTGGGCTAGCTGCTCAGGACCCGATGTCGTGTTTGGCTGAAGACCTATTTGAATTCTCTCATCAGGGTGTGTCCTCTCTGGTGGGATATGCTGAGCTGAGGTTGATGGCTGTGTTTCAGGCTGCAAGTTCTGAGCTGGAACGGTGCCAGATATGCCTGCTCCTTCTGCTTCCGCAAGTTGATCCTGCAATGGAGGAGATGACCGCATTCCGGACTGCAAATCTGGAGCTGACAACATACCACAAGTACCTGCTTCTTCTGCATGAGGATCAGATGAAGGTTCCACACTCTGCTGGACAGCTGTGCGTTGTGTCATAGGCATGCCAGACAGATCAGTTCTTTCAAGTGGAACATCCTCCTGTATTGTAACTGACGGTTGCAAATCCTGAGATGCTGAGGTGCACAAGAGACCAGCCCTTTCTGCTTCCTCAGACAGAATCAAGGTCGGTGGCTGCAAATCACCAACTGGATGCTGTGAAGTTGCTAAACTATGTTGGACATGGGGACTTGTGATTTCCAGTGCAGGCATACTTGCTTGACCATTCTCAGTTTCAGCTTCCCCAGAAAATGGCAGGGTGGACAGATTGCTGGTGGTACAAGTTAGATATTCTGTTTGGCCTTCCTCTGACAAATCAGTTCCTCTATCTGGCCGACAGCCTGTTTGGCTCCTGTCATCTGGGAACATTCTTTGAAGTGGAACATCCAACAATGACGTGGATGGCCGCATGTCACGATGCAAATCCTGTTCTGCCTGAGTACCCAACATACCTGGTGATTCTGACACAGCAGGTGTATGCCCTGAAGATGCATCGTTACTTTGCAGGGAAGACGTACTTGATATCTTAACAGGAGTTCCGACCTCCAAAGGAAGTGACAACATAGCTGAGCTTTGTGGGGCAGCCAAAATTGGTGACTCTGAGTGGGCTTTTTGTGCGTGAACAGTGCCATCATTATCTACATCATGATTTTTACTGCCTCCCTGTAATAAAACTGTTGTAGTTTCTGGCTGATGCCTTGTTTCAGAGCTGTCAGCAtccagggttgagcttgatggtTGAATATCAGGCTGCTGAGCAGCCTCTGTGTCCAGATTACTTGATGGATCTGCTTCTTCTGGTGGATGTCCCGAAATTGGTAACTTCCGTTGAGTGGGTAGACTTGTACTATGTTGTGCAGGCATACTTGACTGATCACTCTGAGTTTCAGCTACCGAAGCTTCTGGCACGACAGCTGGGTTGTTTGGAGCAATATAAGATCGACTTTCTGAATTCAATGGATCAGCAGCGACAGtgtaaatatttttttctttaatTCCCGTACTGGAATCATCTAAATGGTCAGAAGTTGTCCCTTCCTGCAACATTCCAGTTGTTGTATCTGGTTTCATCTTACTGGAATCACCTAAATGGTCAGAAGTTGTCCCTTCCTGCAACACTCCAGTTGCTGTATCTGGTTCGTGGTTCATTTTACTAGAATCATCAGGACACACCTTCTGATGTTGAGCACCCAATGTTGGGCATGGTGTTTGCATCTCAGTTTGCAGATCCTGAGATGCCATTGCAGGTAATGCATCAGATGGTTCTTCTGCAGTTGGATGCTGCAAGGTAGTGACATTTTGTGGAGAAGCCAAAATAGGCAATTCCATGTGGTCCGGATCTGCTGCAACAGTACTATCATTTTCTGCATTGATTCCCACAAGAGAAGTTGCACTTCCTGGAAACATACTTGGATTAGCAATAATGTCTCCCTTGGCATGTTCAATACTTCTGCCATCACCAGTTGAAGATTCCTAAAAATAAGGAGGCTATTAGTGATCGGTAGTCAGGCATCACTAAAACACTTTACAGGGACAATCAACACAAACAATAAACAAAGcgcaatacaacaacaacaacaaaacctttaagtcccaaacaagttagggtaggttagagttgaaaccgaagcaattaaggttcaggcacgtgaatagttgttttccaagcactcctatctaagtctaagtctttgggtatattccatcatttcaagtctccttttattgcctctacccaagtcaacttcggtcttcctctgcctctcttcacgttactatcctagtttaggattccactacgcaccggtgcctctagaggtctccgttggacatgtccaaaccatctcaaccgctattggacaagcttttcttcaattggtgctacccctaatctatcacatatatcatcgttctgaactcgatcccttcttgtatgaccgtaaatccaacgcaacatacgcatttccgcgacacttatctgttgaacatgtcgtcttttcgtagggcaacattctgcaccatacaatatagcaggtctaatcgccgtcctataaaacttgccttttagcttctgtggtacccttttgtcacataggacaccagatgcttggcgccacttcatccaccctgctttgattttatggctaacatcttcatcaatatccccgtctctctgtagcattgatcctaaatatcgaaaggtatccttcctaggcactacttgaccttccaaactaatatcttcatcctcctgagtagtagtgccgaagtcacatctcatatactcagttttagttctactgagtctaaaacctttggactccaaagtcttccgccataactccagtttctgattcactcatgtccggctttcattaactagcactacatcgtccgcgaaaagcatacaccaagggatgcccccttgtatgtcccctgtgacctcatccatcactaaggcaaacagataagggctcaaagctgacccttgatgtagtcctatcctaatcgggaagtcatctgtgtcttcatcacttgttcgaacactagtcacaacattgttgtacatatccttaatgagcccgacgtacttcgttgggatttTATGTTTattcaaagcccaccacataacatttcttggtattttatcataagccttctccaagtcaataaaaatcatgtgtaggtccttcttcttctccctataccgctccataacttgtcttattaagaaaatggcttccatggttgaccttccgggcatgaaaccaaattggttcatagagacccgcgttattgctctcaagcgatgctcgataactctctcccatagcttcatagtatggctcatcaacttaattccccggtaattagtacaactttgaatgtcccctttattcttgtagatcggtaccaatatacttctccccCAGTCGTCAGGCATCttattcgatcgaaaaatatggttgaacaacttggttagccatactatagctatgtccccgaggcatctccatacctcgattgggataccatccggtcccatcgccttacctcctttcatcattttcaacgcctctctgacctcagattattggattctccgcacaaagcgcctattggtgtcatcaaaagagtcatccaactgaaaggttgtgtccgtattctcacc is from Miscanthus floridulus cultivar M001 chromosome 7, ASM1932011v1, whole genome shotgun sequence and encodes:
- the LOC136466478 gene encoding uncharacterized protein, translated to MDLHGNFTNGTEDSASAAEKKVMVSDELELVSAPDAGREQHLLSDESPSNAAMKRIDLFNSIFSSRERDIIEKQELEILNLRTQRDNQVNKLKEVCHAVVQHIRTSNIDEEMKIDQIKLVIQWFTMFMHSFLAHMRLQFFKLDALHSTTLAEEQLMKEKLKHEVISGELDQFPDPCITLPDSNSVVEEFIHFKKQNGDNHVDKNLPLDGDQLLDDRLMEITIVRSSFSPEACPTLAVRNEPTEAHMRSGGRAASESVDLPDNNNHCSSDGIDYQRACSASSIPTCHDSINQESSTGDGRSIEHAKGDIIANPSMFPGSATSLVGINAENDSTVAADPDHMELPILASPQNVTTLQHPTAEEPSDALPAMASQDLQTEMQTPCPTLGAQHQKVCPDDSSKMNHEPDTATGVLQEGTTSDHLGDSSKMKPDTTTGMLQEGTTSDHLDDSSTGIKEKNIYTVAADPLNSESRSYIAPNNPAVVPEASVAETQSDQSSMPAQHSTSLPTQRKLPISGHPPEEADPSSNLDTEAAQQPDIQPSSSTLDADSSETRHQPETTTVLLQGGSKNHDVDNDGTVHAQKAHSESPILAAPQSSAMLSLPLEVGTPVKISSTSSLQSNDASSGHTPAVSESPGMLGTQAEQDLHRDMRPSTSLLDVPLQRMFPDDRSQTGCRPDRGTDLSEEGQTEYLTCTTSNLSTLPFSGEAETENGQASMPALEITSPHVQHSLATSQHPVGDLQPPTLILSEEAERAGLLCTSASQDLQPSVTIQEDVPLERTDLSGMPMTQRTAVQQSVEPSSDPHAEEAGTCGMLSAPDLQSGMRSSPPLQDQLAEAEGAGISGTVPAQNLQPETQPSTSAQHIPPERTHPDERIQIGLQPNTTSGPEQLAQLSTVAPASLLCSSEPLINELEKLKYWNAVLSKNHEQKKSQLQTECNQEIEKVKEKYELLLQEEDSAYHRLTTDLNRICTKVFVHQSLAKNFQKMKESPVQERSGSPTIWQAPQSSQHAPCGTTAAQTTLLPVASSLATRPPVLISSHTTGPYLQPSQVARPPASGVIQLQPVLPGNLSRAAPSPVGSMPPRNGIYGAVGAQSRGPAPHLQQLRMPAPSTMVRRDEQQPSITNPGFVPSRQSSPGMFESSASGNALAGIPLTSMAPSSVHQAMPSASNSHPAFPASSLLPGSGPEAMANFAQSNSRIPAAMASQQAPGLNPAFHHMGGGPLNTESRIQQALAHIGGTAQAARDQSQEVLRRLLQWLPQVMAPSSVQPTAPSSHPAPMAARQQARFPNPAPDNMAGPLNAAAGVRNPAVRIGSQSYQVSTSLLEWEASLRVGLIRGHPGTYPQGQGGADLTGGPPGTSPQGSSGASREVVCLSDDEE